A portion of the Achromobacter sp. MFA1 R4 genome contains these proteins:
- a CDS encoding carboxymuconolactone decarboxylase family protein, giving the protein MEFLTTIKEQLPDWAKDIRLNLDAVIARSTLAPEDAIGAALSAAYAARSPVLVEAFKSGLSEGDANAALTASALMGMNNTWYPYVEMTGDAQLKSLPAQLRMNAYATHGGVEKKRFELFALVASIIGKCHFCVASHYENLKNDGLSTEQLRDAGRIAAVVNAAALALAAQGK; this is encoded by the coding sequence ATGGAATTTCTTACGACCATTAAGGAACAGTTGCCGGATTGGGCCAAGGACATCCGCCTGAATCTGGACGCCGTGATCGCCCGCTCGACGCTGGCTCCCGAAGACGCCATCGGCGCTGCCCTGTCCGCCGCCTATGCCGCGCGCAGCCCGGTGCTGGTTGAAGCCTTCAAGAGCGGCCTGTCGGAAGGCGACGCGAACGCCGCGCTGACCGCATCCGCCCTCATGGGCATGAACAACACCTGGTACCCCTACGTCGAGATGACCGGCGACGCCCAGCTCAAGAGCCTGCCGGCCCAGTTGCGCATGAACGCCTACGCCACCCATGGCGGCGTCGAGAAGAAGCGTTTCGAGCTCTTTGCGCTGGTGGCCTCCATCATCGGCAAGTGCCACTTCTGCGTTGCGTCGCACTATGAAAACCTGAAGAACGACGGCCTGTCGACCGAACAGTTGCGCGACGCCGGCCGTATCGCCGCCGTGGTCAACGCCGCTGCCCTGGCGCTGGCCGCCCAAGGCAAGTAA
- a CDS encoding uracil-DNA glycosylase, translated as MSPMDAVPRPAPPRINPLQRIWLREIGMERLWLRTPPVAPPAMAPVTARVVAPEAASAVPPASPVKSAVVPPASTAEPAAVPKPAPAAAASPAAEPASGRASAIPASILNRSGPPPRPAPKVEVKEEAPPPIPVAEAVKDADLEQLAAQVVACAACGLCQGRRHAVVGHGAQPTRWLVVGEAPGEQEDRQGQPFVGRSGQLLDAMLAAVGMSRERDVFITNVIKCRPPGNRNPKPEEIAACSPYLMRQIALLKPERILVLGRFAAQTLLGTDATIGSLRGRVHHLKTDEGAQIPVVVSYHPAYLLRSPSEKARAWQDLKLAARDL; from the coding sequence ATGAGCCCCATGGATGCCGTGCCGCGGCCGGCGCCGCCGCGTATCAACCCCTTGCAGCGCATCTGGCTGCGCGAGATCGGCATGGAGCGGCTTTGGCTGCGCACCCCGCCGGTTGCGCCGCCAGCCATGGCGCCGGTCACGGCGCGTGTCGTCGCGCCGGAGGCGGCGTCCGCGGTGCCGCCTGCCTCGCCAGTTAAATCTGCAGTGGTCCCCCCGGCGTCCACCGCCGAGCCGGCCGCCGTACCCAAACCCGCGCCGGCTGCCGCGGCAAGCCCCGCGGCCGAGCCGGCATCGGGTCGCGCCTCGGCCATCCCCGCCTCGATCCTGAACCGCAGCGGCCCGCCGCCGCGTCCCGCGCCGAAGGTCGAGGTCAAGGAAGAAGCGCCGCCGCCCATCCCGGTGGCCGAGGCGGTCAAGGATGCCGATCTGGAGCAATTGGCCGCGCAGGTCGTGGCGTGCGCCGCCTGCGGCCTGTGCCAGGGCCGTCGCCATGCGGTGGTGGGCCACGGCGCGCAGCCGACCCGCTGGCTGGTGGTGGGCGAGGCCCCCGGCGAACAGGAAGATCGCCAGGGCCAACCCTTCGTGGGGCGGTCGGGCCAGTTGCTGGACGCCATGCTGGCGGCCGTGGGCATGAGCCGGGAGCGCGACGTATTCATCACCAACGTGATCAAGTGCCGCCCGCCCGGAAACCGGAATCCCAAGCCCGAGGAGATCGCCGCCTGCAGTCCGTACCTGATGCGGCAGATCGCCCTGCTCAAGCCCGAACGCATCCTGGTGCTCGGCCGCTTCGCGGCGCAGACGCTGCTGGGCACTGACGCCACCATCGGCAGCCTGCGCGGCCGCGTCCATCACTTGAAGACGGACGAGGGTGCGCAGATTCCGGTCGTGGTCAGCTACCATCCGGCCTATCTGCTGCGCAGCCCCTCCGAGAAGGCACGCGCCTGGCAGGACCTGAAGCTGGCTGCGCGCGACCTCTAG
- a CDS encoding ATP-binding protein: MPRLRRTFRNLTSRLRLGLFGRTFLLLAALMLVSLGAWLQVFFSMELGPRANQMAQRVITAVNITRTALIYSHNGERSKLLLDLATNEGIQVYPREVTDFAEALPDDDYWQRVAQHIRTRFGPETQIAWGVNQVPGFWVSFQIEKDLYWLVFEREQIGLTGGIEWLGWGATALLLSLVGAAVSVGFVNRPLSRLARAAQVLSRGETPAPLPEQGPLEIRDLNASFNRMAKDLRQAEADRELMLAGISHDLRTPLARMRLEIELSGVSEDARQAIDEDLGQIDHSIGQLMEYARPAGTLPQLATDISAVLAELYERERSHTASLGGDLEAVLEPGLRARITALDLKRIVSNLIENARRYGRSDDGLAHLNMTLQAEGSMIVIEVSDRGPGIAPEDVDRLLRPFSRGEAARTGVSGAGLGLAIVERLLKHVGGSLRMLPREGGGLTARIELPKAKFRNYQLDNDNP; the protein is encoded by the coding sequence GTGCCGCGCCTGCGCAGAACATTCAGGAACCTGACATCACGTTTGCGGCTGGGTTTATTCGGCCGCACGTTCCTTTTGCTCGCCGCACTGATGCTGGTCAGCCTGGGCGCGTGGCTCCAAGTATTTTTCAGCATGGAGCTGGGACCGCGCGCCAATCAGATGGCGCAGCGGGTGATCACGGCCGTCAATATCACGCGCACCGCGCTGATCTATTCGCATAACGGCGAACGCAGCAAACTTCTGCTCGACCTGGCCACCAATGAAGGCATCCAGGTCTATCCCCGCGAAGTCACCGACTTTGCCGAAGCCCTCCCCGACGACGACTACTGGCAGCGCGTGGCCCAGCACATCCGTACGCGCTTCGGCCCGGAAACGCAGATCGCCTGGGGCGTGAACCAGGTGCCGGGTTTCTGGGTCAGCTTCCAGATAGAAAAAGACCTGTACTGGCTGGTGTTCGAACGCGAACAGATCGGACTGACCGGCGGCATCGAATGGCTGGGCTGGGGCGCCACCGCGCTGCTGCTGTCCCTTGTCGGGGCCGCGGTCAGCGTCGGGTTCGTCAACCGGCCGCTATCGCGCCTGGCCCGGGCCGCCCAGGTCCTGTCGCGCGGTGAAACGCCCGCCCCCCTGCCCGAACAGGGGCCGCTCGAAATCCGCGACCTGAACGCCTCGTTCAACCGCATGGCCAAAGACCTGCGCCAGGCCGAGGCCGACCGCGAGCTCATGCTGGCCGGCATTTCGCACGACCTGCGCACCCCGCTTGCGCGCATGCGGCTGGAAATCGAGCTGAGCGGCGTGTCCGAAGACGCCCGCCAGGCCATCGACGAAGACCTCGGCCAGATCGACCACAGCATCGGCCAGCTCATGGAATACGCCCGCCCCGCGGGCACGCTGCCGCAACTGGCCACGGACATTTCCGCGGTGCTGGCCGAACTCTACGAACGCGAGCGCAGCCACACCGCGTCGCTGGGCGGCGATCTGGAAGCCGTCCTGGAACCCGGCCTGCGCGCCCGCATCACCGCCTTGGACCTCAAGCGCATCGTCAGCAACCTGATCGAAAACGCGCGCCGCTACGGCCGGTCCGACGACGGCCTGGCGCACTTGAACATGACGCTGCAGGCCGAAGGCAGCATGATCGTCATCGAGGTCTCCGACCGCGGCCCCGGCATCGCCCCCGAGGACGTGGATCGCCTGTTGCGCCCGTTCTCCCGTGGAGAAGCCGCGCGCACCGGGGTCAGCGGCGCGGGCCTGGGCCTGGCCATCGTCGAACGCCTGCTCAAGCACGTCGGCGGCTCGTTGCGCATGCTGCCGCGCGAGGGTGGCGGCCTTACCGCAAGGATAGAGCTGCCCAAAGCCAAGTTTAGGAATTATCAATTAGACAACGATAATCCATAG
- the smc gene encoding chromosome segregation protein SMC has product MRLTQLKLAGFKSFVDPTVIPVPSQLVGVVGPNGCGKSNIIDAVRWVLGEAKASELRGESMQDVIFNGSGNRKPAARASVEMVFDNSEGRAAGQWSSYAEIAVRRVLTRDGTSSYFVNNQQVRRRDIHDIFLGTGLGARGYAIIGQGMINRLIEARPEELRVFLEEAAGVSRYKERRRETENRLSDTRENLTRVEDILRELNSQLEKLEAQAEVATRYRELQADGEKKQHSLWLLKETGAREERARKAQEMAQAQNELEAAIAGLRAGEAALESRRQAHYAASDAVHTAQGALYEANAQVSRLEAEIRHVVDSRNRLQSRRDQLQQQIAEWTSQREHCTEQIAQAEDDLATAAARTEEARATAEDAQAGLPAVEQRVREAAAGRDEMRAALARVEQNLALVAQTQRDADRQMQTLDQRRERLQQELRELHSPDPERLEQLAGDRAAGEDQLEAAQEELAVLEGRVPEADAERSRAQAAAQTEAQNLARLEARLSALVKLQEDVQKQGALEPWLAKHELAGLSRLWQKLHVEPGWETALESALRERMASIEVRTLDWARAFAEDAPPARLAFHQLPVAAPTPPAPAGFTPLASLLRITDPDLRTLLNEWLSGVYAANDLTQALSLRATLPAGAACVVKAGHLIDAHSVRFYAPDSEQAGLLARQQEIENLQREIKAQQLITDQARAAVARAEAAWQQVSQAISPARTRVAEVTRRVHDIQLEHSRLQQQAEQSGERASRLRQDLEEIKAHEEDLRATREEAEARFEALDEELAEHQSRFADAEMDGETLAAQAEAARTRLRELERAAQEAEFAERGIQVRITDLQRNRQLAADQSQRGAVELEQLMGDLAELDASASQAGLQDALEMRAEREEALSRARQELENLAALLRGADEDRQQQEQTLEPRRARIMELQLQEQAARLAEEQFTEQLNAREVDREELAQFLANQPDEWRRASWLQQEVGRISRQIEALGSVNLAALDELNTSRERKGFLDSQHQDLMTAIDTLEDAIRKIDRETRELLQETFNIVNGHFGELFPKLFGGGEAKLSMTGEEILDAGVQVMAQPPGKRNSTIHLLSGGEKALTATALVFALFKLNPAPFCLLDEVDAPLDDANTERYANLVANMSEQTQFLFISHNKIAMQMAKQLIGVTMQEQGVSRIVAVDIDSAVQMMASEAA; this is encoded by the coding sequence GTGCGCCTTACTCAGCTCAAACTCGCCGGCTTCAAGTCCTTCGTCGACCCCACCGTGATCCCCGTGCCCAGCCAGCTGGTCGGCGTGGTGGGTCCCAATGGCTGCGGCAAGTCGAACATCATCGACGCCGTGCGCTGGGTGCTGGGCGAGGCCAAGGCATCGGAACTGCGCGGCGAGTCCATGCAGGACGTCATTTTCAACGGGTCCGGCAACCGCAAGCCCGCGGCGCGGGCGTCGGTGGAAATGGTGTTCGACAACAGCGAGGGGCGCGCCGCCGGCCAGTGGAGCAGCTACGCCGAAATCGCGGTGCGCCGCGTCCTGACCCGGGACGGCACCAGCAGTTATTTCGTCAACAACCAGCAGGTCCGCCGCCGCGACATCCACGACATCTTCCTGGGCACCGGCCTGGGCGCCCGCGGCTACGCCATCATCGGCCAGGGCATGATCAACCGCCTGATCGAAGCCCGGCCCGAAGAACTGCGCGTATTCCTGGAAGAAGCGGCCGGCGTGTCGCGCTACAAGGAACGCCGCCGGGAAACCGAGAACCGGCTGTCCGACACCCGCGAAAACCTCACCCGCGTCGAAGACATCCTGCGCGAACTGAACAGCCAGCTTGAAAAGCTGGAAGCCCAGGCCGAAGTGGCCACGCGCTACCGCGAACTCCAGGCCGACGGCGAAAAGAAGCAGCATTCGCTGTGGCTGCTGAAGGAGACGGGCGCCCGCGAGGAACGCGCCAGGAAGGCGCAGGAAATGGCGCAGGCCCAGAACGAACTGGAAGCCGCGATTGCCGGCCTGCGCGCAGGCGAGGCCGCGCTCGAATCCCGGCGTCAGGCCCATTACGCCGCCAGCGACGCCGTTCACACCGCGCAGGGCGCGCTGTACGAAGCCAACGCCCAGGTCAGCCGCCTGGAGGCCGAGATCCGGCACGTCGTCGATTCCCGCAACCGCCTGCAGTCGCGCCGCGACCAGTTGCAGCAGCAGATCGCCGAATGGACCAGCCAGCGGGAGCACTGCACCGAACAGATCGCCCAGGCCGAGGATGACCTGGCCACCGCCGCCGCGCGCACCGAAGAAGCGCGCGCCACCGCCGAAGACGCCCAGGCCGGCCTGCCGGCCGTCGAGCAGCGCGTCCGCGAAGCGGCCGCTGGCCGCGACGAAATGCGCGCCGCGCTGGCCCGCGTCGAGCAGAACCTCGCCCTGGTGGCGCAGACCCAGCGCGACGCCGACCGCCAGATGCAGACCCTGGACCAGCGGCGCGAACGCCTGCAGCAGGAACTGCGCGAACTGCACAGCCCCGATCCCGAGCGCCTGGAACAACTTGCCGGCGACCGCGCCGCGGGCGAAGACCAGCTCGAAGCGGCCCAGGAAGAACTGGCGGTCCTCGAGGGCCGCGTGCCCGAGGCCGACGCCGAGCGCAGCCGCGCCCAGGCCGCCGCCCAGACCGAAGCCCAGAACCTGGCCCGCCTGGAAGCCCGCCTGTCGGCGCTGGTGAAGCTGCAGGAAGACGTGCAGAAGCAGGGCGCGCTGGAGCCCTGGCTGGCCAAGCACGAGCTGGCCGGGCTGTCGCGCCTGTGGCAGAAGCTGCACGTCGAGCCGGGCTGGGAAACCGCCCTGGAATCCGCGCTGCGCGAGCGCATGGCCTCGATCGAAGTGCGCACCCTGGACTGGGCGCGCGCCTTCGCCGAGGACGCGCCGCCCGCCCGCCTGGCATTTCACCAGTTGCCCGTCGCGGCCCCGACGCCGCCCGCGCCTGCCGGCTTCACGCCGCTGGCCAGCCTGCTGCGCATCACCGATCCCGACCTGCGCACGCTGCTGAACGAATGGCTGTCCGGCGTCTACGCCGCCAATGACCTCACCCAGGCGCTGTCCCTGCGGGCCACCTTGCCCGCGGGCGCCGCCTGCGTGGTCAAGGCCGGTCACCTCATCGACGCGCACAGCGTGCGCTTCTACGCGCCTGACTCCGAACAGGCGGGCCTGCTGGCCCGCCAGCAGGAAATCGAAAACCTGCAGCGCGAGATCAAGGCCCAGCAGCTCATCACCGACCAGGCGCGTGCCGCGGTCGCCCGGGCCGAAGCCGCCTGGCAGCAGGTGTCCCAGGCCATCTCCCCGGCGCGCACGCGCGTGGCCGAGGTCACGCGCCGGGTGCACGACATCCAGCTCGAACATTCCCGGCTGCAGCAGCAGGCCGAACAGTCCGGCGAGCGCGCCTCGCGCCTGCGCCAGGACCTGGAAGAAATCAAGGCGCACGAGGAAGACCTGCGCGCCACCCGCGAAGAGGCCGAGGCCCGCTTCGAGGCCCTGGACGAAGAGCTTGCCGAGCACCAGTCCCGGTTTGCCGACGCCGAAATGGACGGCGAGACGCTGGCCGCGCAGGCCGAGGCGGCCCGCACCCGGTTGCGGGAACTGGAGCGCGCCGCCCAGGAGGCCGAATTCGCCGAGCGCGGCATCCAGGTCCGCATCACCGACCTGCAACGCAACCGGCAACTGGCCGCGGACCAGAGCCAGCGCGGCGCGGTCGAGCTGGAACAGCTGATGGGCGACCTGGCGGAACTCGACGCGTCCGCGTCGCAGGCCGGCCTGCAGGACGCGCTGGAAATGCGCGCCGAGCGCGAGGAAGCGCTGTCGCGCGCGCGCCAGGAACTCGAAAACCTGGCGGCGCTGCTGCGCGGCGCCGATGAAGACCGGCAGCAGCAGGAGCAGACCCTGGAGCCGCGCCGTGCGCGCATCATGGAATTGCAATTGCAGGAGCAGGCCGCGCGCCTGGCCGAAGAGCAGTTCACCGAGCAGCTCAACGCCCGGGAAGTCGACCGCGAGGAACTGGCCCAGTTCCTGGCCAACCAGCCCGACGAATGGCGCCGCGCAAGCTGGCTGCAACAGGAAGTCGGACGCATCTCGCGCCAGATCGAGGCCCTGGGCTCGGTCAACCTGGCCGCGCTGGACGAATTGAACACCTCGCGCGAGCGCAAGGGCTTCCTGGATTCGCAGCATCAGGACCTGATGACGGCCATCGACACCCTGGAAGACGCCATCCGCAAGATCGACCGCGAAACCCGCGAGCTGCTGCAAGAGACCTTCAACATCGTCAACGGGCACTTCGGCGAACTCTTCCCCAAGCTGTTCGGCGGGGGCGAGGCCAAGCTCAGCATGACCGGCGAGGAAATCCTCGATGCCGGCGTGCAGGTGATGGCCCAGCCGCCCGGCAAACGCAACAGCACGATTCACCTGCTGTCGGGCGGGGAAAAGGCGCTGACCGCCACCGCGCTGGTGTTCGCGCTGTTCAAGTTGAACCCCGCGCCGTTCTGCCTGCTCGACGAGGTGGACGCGCCGCTGGACGACGCCAACACCGAGCGCTACGCGAACCTTGTCGCCAACATGAGCGAGCAGACGCAGTTCCTGTTCATCTCGCACAACAAGATCGCGATGCAGATGGCCAAGCAATTGATCGGCGTGACCATGCAAGAGCAAGGGGTTTCGCGTATCGTTGCGGTAGACATAGATTCGGCCGTCCAGATGATGGCCTCCGAAGCGGCATAA
- the tsaB gene encoding tRNA (adenosine(37)-N6)-threonylcarbamoyltransferase complex dimerization subunit type 1 TsaB, whose translation MELNLLALETSSSRCGVALLRAVDGRLDIRVREHEGAQEHAERLLPMADELLAEAGIPPSDLHAVAFGQGPGGFTGLRVACGVAQGMALGLGIPVLPIVSHQAVAAEVAGTPADAIVVALDARMNEVYLAVYRRRDAAGEDSVWDTLQAPMLIAAAEVVPWTAHHLPNWSAQAGQPLEPLLAGDAWEAYPADMRCPAQWRRAGDAQRPQAASVARLARLGWLRGETVAPELAAPLYVRDKVAFTTAERLRGEGGNPKAQPSLAPQIPQSMTQADLDEVVALEAHVQSFPWTRGNFSDALAAGYGAWTLRREGRLAGFAILMFAPDVAHLLVIAVARDLHRQGLGGVLLDWCEQQARERGLEGLLLEVRPSNTSAISFYKRHGYLQIGVRRAYYPAEKGGREDALVMQKRFSDTGGGPA comes from the coding sequence ATGGAACTAAACCTGCTGGCTCTGGAAACGTCGTCGTCGCGCTGTGGCGTGGCCCTTTTGCGGGCGGTCGACGGCCGCCTGGACATCCGCGTGCGCGAACACGAAGGCGCCCAGGAACACGCCGAGCGCCTCCTCCCTATGGCCGATGAGCTGCTGGCCGAAGCCGGCATCCCGCCGTCGGACCTGCATGCCGTGGCGTTCGGGCAGGGCCCCGGGGGGTTTACCGGTCTGCGCGTGGCCTGCGGCGTGGCCCAGGGCATGGCCCTCGGCCTGGGGATCCCGGTGTTGCCTATTGTTTCGCACCAGGCGGTGGCCGCCGAGGTCGCCGGGACGCCGGCCGATGCCATCGTCGTGGCCCTGGACGCCCGCATGAACGAGGTCTATCTGGCAGTCTACCGCCGCCGGGACGCGGCTGGCGAGGATTCCGTCTGGGACACCCTGCAGGCGCCGATGTTGATCGCCGCGGCCGAGGTGGTGCCCTGGACAGCGCATCATCTGCCGAACTGGTCGGCCCAGGCGGGGCAGCCGCTCGAACCGCTCCTGGCCGGGGACGCCTGGGAGGCTTATCCGGCCGACATGCGTTGCCCCGCGCAATGGCGCCGGGCCGGCGACGCGCAGCGGCCGCAGGCGGCCAGTGTGGCGCGGCTTGCGCGCCTGGGCTGGCTGCGAGGCGAAACCGTGGCGCCCGAGCTGGCCGCGCCGCTCTATGTCCGAGACAAAGTGGCATTCACCACCGCCGAGCGGCTGCGTGGCGAGGGCGGCAATCCGAAGGCGCAGCCCTCGCTGGCGCCGCAGATCCCGCAGTCCATGACGCAGGCCGACCTGGACGAGGTGGTTGCGCTGGAGGCGCACGTGCAGTCCTTTCCCTGGACGCGCGGCAATTTCTCGGACGCTCTGGCGGCAGGCTATGGCGCCTGGACCTTGCGGCGCGAGGGCAGGCTGGCGGGCTTCGCCATTCTCATGTTTGCGCCTGACGTGGCGCATCTGCTGGTGATCGCCGTGGCCCGGGACCTGCACCGCCAGGGCCTGGGCGGCGTGCTGCTCGACTGGTGCGAACAGCAGGCGCGCGAGCGCGGGCTGGAGGGCCTGCTGCTGGAGGTCCGGCCGTCCAACACGTCCGCCATCAGTTTCTATAAGCGCCACGGCTATCTGCAGATCGGCGTGCGGCGCGCGTATTACCCGGCCGAGAAGGGCGGCCGCGAGGACGCCCTGGTCATGCAGAAACGCTTCAGCGACACGGGCGGGGGACCGGCATGA
- the ompR gene encoding two-component system response regulator OmpR: MNTQNTTPTRKILVVDDDPRLRDLLRRYLSEQGFNVFVAEDAKEMGKLWQREHFDLLVLDLMLPGEDGLSICRRLRGGHDNTPIIMLTAKAEEIDRIVGLEMGADDYLSKPFNPRELLARINAILRRRGTEEHPGAPSQENESIAFGPYVLNLSTRTLTRNGEQVPITTGEFSVLKVFARHPKIPLSRDKLMELARGREYEAFDRSLDVQISRLRKLIEPNPSKPVFIQTVWGLGYVFVPDGGS, translated from the coding sequence ATGAATACGCAAAACACCACCCCCACCCGAAAAATCCTCGTCGTTGACGACGATCCGCGCTTGCGCGATCTGCTGCGCCGGTACTTGTCCGAACAGGGATTCAACGTTTTCGTCGCCGAAGACGCCAAAGAGATGGGCAAACTCTGGCAACGCGAGCATTTCGACCTGCTCGTGCTGGATCTGATGCTGCCCGGCGAGGATGGCCTGTCCATCTGCCGCCGGCTGCGCGGTGGTCACGACAACACCCCCATCATCATGCTCACGGCCAAGGCGGAAGAGATCGACCGCATCGTCGGGCTGGAGATGGGCGCGGACGACTACCTGTCCAAACCGTTCAATCCCCGGGAACTGCTGGCGCGCATCAATGCGATTCTGCGCCGCCGCGGCACCGAGGAACACCCCGGCGCCCCCAGCCAGGAGAACGAGTCCATCGCCTTCGGCCCTTACGTGCTGAACCTGTCCACCCGTACGCTCACGCGCAACGGCGAACAGGTGCCCATCACCACGGGTGAATTCTCGGTGCTCAAGGTGTTTGCGCGCCATCCGAAGATTCCCCTGTCGCGCGACAAGCTCATGGAACTGGCCCGCGGCCGCGAATACGAAGCCTTCGATCGCAGCCTCGACGTCCAGATCTCGCGCCTGCGCAAGCTGATCGAACCGAACCCGTCCAAGCCCGTATTCATCCAGACGGTCTGGGGTCTGGGATACGTGTTCGTCCCGGACGGTGGTAGCTGA
- the lplT gene encoding lysophospholipid transporter LplT — MKRGFYLVMAAQAFSSLADNALFIAAIALIQELHGPDWLAPMMKWSFALAYVVLAAFVGALADSYPKGRVMFSTNALKVAGCLLMFSYASLGIAPQYQTWLVCAAYGVVGIGAAAYSPAKYGIVTEMLPPALLVKGNSWIEGLTVFSIILGTVLGGLLISSSVSSALLSHSFIGKLVSTPAEAAILVIAFVYLLAALCNLLIPHTHVRYPPQQKNPVRLVRTFWGYVCVLWKDKLGQISLAVTTLFWGAGATLQLIVIEWGRSHLGYQLDKASMLMGVAALGTVVGSILAGRIPLRRALAVLPVGAAMGLVVLLMPLVYQPWSVYLLLLLTGGLAGFFVVPMNALLQHRGHVLLSAGHSIAVQNFNEQLNILLMVAMYTLLLWLELPINIIIVIFGTVVAVLMVVFMRWSKRNMLANPDLHDQIGQEGHGRALDSTH, encoded by the coding sequence TTGAAACGTGGTTTCTATCTGGTCATGGCCGCGCAGGCCTTCTCGTCATTGGCGGACAATGCGCTGTTCATCGCAGCAATCGCCTTGATACAGGAACTGCACGGTCCTGACTGGTTGGCGCCCATGATGAAATGGTCGTTCGCGCTGGCCTACGTCGTGCTGGCCGCATTCGTCGGCGCCCTGGCGGATTCCTATCCCAAGGGCCGCGTCATGTTCTCGACCAATGCCCTCAAGGTCGCGGGCTGTCTGCTGATGTTCTCGTATGCCAGCCTGGGCATCGCCCCGCAATACCAGACCTGGCTGGTGTGCGCGGCCTACGGCGTGGTGGGCATCGGCGCCGCCGCCTACTCCCCCGCCAAATACGGCATCGTGACCGAAATGCTCCCCCCGGCGCTGCTGGTCAAGGGCAACAGCTGGATCGAGGGCCTGACGGTCTTCTCCATCATCCTGGGCACCGTCCTGGGTGGACTGCTGATATCGTCGTCCGTCTCCAGCGCCCTGCTGAGCCATTCCTTCATCGGCAAGCTGGTCAGCACGCCCGCCGAGGCGGCCATCCTGGTCATCGCCTTCGTGTACCTGCTGGCGGCGCTGTGCAACCTGCTGATCCCCCACACGCACGTGCGCTATCCGCCGCAGCAGAAAAACCCCGTGCGGCTCGTGCGCACCTTCTGGGGCTATGTCTGCGTGCTCTGGAAGGACAAGCTGGGACAGATCTCCCTGGCCGTCACCACGCTCTTCTGGGGCGCGGGGGCCACGCTGCAGCTCATCGTCATCGAATGGGGCCGCAGCCATCTGGGCTACCAGCTCGACAAGGCTTCAATGCTGATGGGCGTGGCTGCGCTGGGCACGGTGGTCGGGTCCATCCTGGCGGGCCGCATCCCGCTGCGCCGCGCGCTGGCCGTGCTGCCGGTGGGCGCCGCCATGGGCCTGGTCGTGCTGCTGATGCCGCTGGTCTACCAGCCTTGGAGCGTCTATCTCCTGTTGCTGCTGACGGGCGGTCTGGCCGGCTTCTTCGTCGTGCCCATGAACGCCCTGCTCCAGCATCGCGGCCACGTGCTGCTGTCGGCCGGCCATTCCATCGCCGTCCAGAACTTCAACGAACAGCTCAACATCCTGCTCATGGTGGCCATGTATACGCTGCTGCTTTGGCTGGAGCTGCCGATCAACATCATCATCGTGATCTTCGGCACCGTCGTGGCCGTGCTGATGGTCGTGTTCATGCGCTGGAGCAAGCGCAACATGCTGGCCAATCCGGACCTGCACGACCAGATCGGCCAGGAAGGCCACGGCCGCGCGCTGGATTCGACACACTGA
- a CDS encoding peroxiredoxin, which yields MKTVGDKLEPFKVTGVKPGFNQHEENGVSAFEDITESSFPGKWKVIYFYPKDFTFVCPTEIVGFNKLAKDFEDRDAVLLGGSTDNEFVKLAWRREHPDLNKLGHYQFGDTTGALIDQLGVREKGAGVALRATFIVDPDNTIQHVSVNNLNVGRNPEEVLRLLDGLQTDELCPCNRTVGGATL from the coding sequence ATGAAAACTGTTGGCGACAAACTCGAACCCTTCAAGGTCACCGGCGTCAAGCCCGGCTTCAACCAGCACGAAGAAAACGGCGTGTCGGCGTTCGAAGACATCACCGAAAGCTCCTTCCCCGGCAAGTGGAAGGTGATTTACTTCTACCCGAAAGACTTCACGTTTGTTTGCCCGACCGAAATCGTCGGCTTCAACAAGCTGGCCAAGGACTTCGAAGACCGCGACGCCGTCCTGCTGGGCGGTTCGACCGACAACGAATTCGTCAAGCTGGCCTGGCGCCGTGAGCACCCGGACCTGAACAAGCTGGGTCACTACCAATTCGGCGACACCACCGGCGCGCTGATCGACCAGCTCGGCGTGCGTGAGAAGGGTGCTGGCGTTGCCCTGCGCGCCACCTTCATCGTCGACCCGGACAACACGATCCAGCACGTTTCGGTGAACAACCTGAACGTCGGCCGTAACCCGGAAGAAGTGCTGCGTCTGCTCGACGGTCTGCAAACCGACGAGCTCTGCCCGTGCAACCGTACGGTTGGCGGCGCCACGCTGTAA